A part of Timaviella obliquedivisa GSE-PSE-MK23-08B genomic DNA contains:
- a CDS encoding PAM68 family protein, translating into MPFEPVSRKSVDSKKSVTKPVVTKSASNSRTRVSRATQADSGIPEVVSRRMLQRMALFSGIPSALGMSTFGISYWVVSQDIFPLPTYAVLLVSLGWFGLGVVGLTYGVLSASWEEDSLGSKIGLEEFKVNWGRMTEAWQKNGDRKT; encoded by the coding sequence ATGCCGTTTGAGCCGGTCAGCCGTAAGTCTGTAGATTCAAAAAAATCTGTGACTAAGCCAGTTGTGACAAAATCTGCCTCGAATTCCCGTACCAGGGTGAGCCGAGCTACCCAAGCAGATAGTGGCATCCCTGAGGTGGTGAGTCGCCGAATGCTTCAGCGAATGGCTCTTTTTAGTGGCATTCCTTCAGCGTTGGGAATGTCTACGTTTGGTATTAGCTATTGGGTGGTTAGCCAGGACATTTTTCCGCTACCAACCTATGCTGTTTTATTGGTCAGCTTGGGCTGGTTTGGGCTTGGTGTGGTGGGGTTGACCTATGGTGTACTGTCGGCTTCGTGGGAAGAGGATAGCCTAGGAAGCAAAATAGGGTTGGAAGAATTTAAGGTGAACTGGGGACGGATGACTGAGGCTTGGCAGAAAAACGGCGATCGCAAAACCTAA
- a CDS encoding potassium channel protein, with protein sequence MRSPTRGIVTGAIFFTLTLIFAVTGYILLGCAPLDAFYMVVITIFGVGYGEICPISPFQRSFTMLVIIAGVVSSAFIVGGIVQMVTEGEIHRALDSRRKTKDIESLEGHTIVCGFGRIGLILARKLTEEKEPFVILDNNADRIAAAEEMGFRVYQGNATDEEALQAVGIERARVLATVLPDDATNVFITLTGRGLNPHLMIVARGELPSTEKKLRLAGADHVVSPASISGQRMANLITHPNMVEFLDQSDERARLNELLAQIDVQVDELTIPNHSPLVGRTIGDLEVRGKGTFIVVALRRQDGEMITHPGYATLLRSGDTVIVLGHHGDLPQFTQMFQIKNQRWYRGTKI encoded by the coding sequence ATGCGATCGCCCACCCGAGGCATTGTCACTGGCGCAATCTTTTTTACACTCACTCTCATTTTTGCAGTGACGGGCTACATCCTGCTAGGCTGCGCGCCGTTAGATGCATTCTACATGGTGGTCATTACCATATTTGGGGTTGGCTATGGTGAGATCTGCCCTATTTCTCCGTTCCAGAGATCTTTTACGATGCTGGTGATTATTGCAGGCGTTGTCTCATCGGCATTTATCGTGGGAGGAATTGTTCAAATGGTAACTGAAGGCGAAATTCATCGGGCGTTAGATAGCCGCAGAAAGACGAAAGATATTGAAAGCCTTGAAGGACATACGATTGTCTGTGGTTTTGGGCGAATCGGTCTGATTTTGGCTCGGAAGCTGACCGAAGAGAAAGAACCCTTTGTGATTCTGGACAATAACGCCGATCGCATTGCCGCTGCCGAAGAGATGGGGTTTCGGGTCTACCAAGGGAACGCCACTGATGAAGAAGCTTTGCAAGCCGTGGGCATTGAACGGGCACGAGTCTTAGCAACAGTGCTTCCTGATGATGCGACCAATGTCTTTATTACCCTCACTGGGCGGGGCTTGAATCCTCATCTCATGATCGTGGCACGTGGAGAACTGCCCTCAACAGAGAAAAAACTGCGGTTGGCAGGAGCCGATCATGTTGTGTCTCCTGCTAGCATCAGCGGGCAGCGGATGGCAAACTTGATTACTCATCCCAACATGGTAGAGTTCTTAGACCAAAGCGATGAGCGTGCCCGTCTCAATGAACTTTTGGCTCAAATCGATGTGCAGGTGGATGAACTCACGATTCCAAACCACTCGCCCTTGGTAGGCAGAACAATTGGAGATCTAGAAGTGCGCGGAAAAGGAACCTTTATCGTAGTGGCGCTACGGCGACAAGATGGCGAAATGATCACTCATCCTGGCTATGCAACTCTCTTGAGAAGTGGCGATACGGTGATTGTGTTAGGACACCACGGTGATCTGCCCCAGTTTACGCAAATGTTTCAGATCAAAAATCAGCGTTGGTATCGGGGAACAAAGATTTAA
- a CDS encoding sulfite oxidase-like oxidoreductase, with the protein MLGKFFQKPTPDQQARVPAGQHLAKGFPVLTYGETPNITPENWELKVWGLATPKTFTWADFMAMPQHDFTADFHCVTTWSKLDVQWTGVKITDFMQHIEVAPEAVHVMEHCYGGYTTNISMDDFVREENFFAHTLMGEPLPVEHGGPMRSVVPHIYAWKSAKWINGLEFLSHQELGFWERNGYHHRGDPWAEERYSS; encoded by the coding sequence ATGCTAGGCAAGTTTTTCCAAAAACCTACCCCAGATCAACAAGCGCGAGTTCCCGCGGGGCAACACTTAGCGAAGGGCTTTCCAGTCCTGACTTATGGTGAAACTCCCAACATTACTCCTGAAAACTGGGAGCTTAAGGTCTGGGGGTTGGCTACGCCCAAAACTTTCACCTGGGCAGATTTTATGGCAATGCCCCAGCATGACTTCACAGCAGATTTTCACTGTGTTACGACTTGGTCAAAACTAGATGTGCAGTGGACAGGTGTAAAAATTACTGATTTCATGCAACATATTGAGGTTGCTCCTGAAGCCGTACATGTCATGGAGCATTGCTATGGCGGCTATACCACTAACATCTCTATGGACGATTTTGTCCGAGAAGAAAATTTCTTTGCCCATACCTTAATGGGTGAGCCGTTGCCTGTTGAGCATGGTGGCCCTATGCGCTCAGTCGTTCCCCATATCTATGCCTGGAAAAGCGCTAAATGGATCAATGGACTGGAGTTTCTCAGTCATCAGGAATTAGGCTTTTGGGAGCGCAATGGCTATCACCATCGAGGTGACCCTTGGGCAGAGGAACGATACAGCTCTTAA
- a CDS encoding carbohydrate ABC transporter permease, whose product MTLNSPEKVWHNRQERLNSLFSWFSLFLLLLGAILVLLPLAIVLVTSLTPAENGSGWTWASYQAAWQRGKFLLAFANSTVVALAVTACQILTSALAGYALARFKFWGRQSVLLILLATLIIPFQILVVPIFLVLKWGHLINTYGALILPTAANAFGIFLLQQYFQTIPVELEEAAALDGATRWQILWEIMLPLARPALLTLFLFTFIGEWNDLFKPLVFTTRPELRTVQLALAEFQEQFTNDWSMLMAAVVITTLPMVLLFLLSQRQFIQGIATTGVKN is encoded by the coding sequence ATGACCCTCAACTCTCCAGAAAAAGTCTGGCATAATCGGCAAGAGCGCCTCAATTCCCTCTTCTCCTGGTTTAGTCTGTTCCTATTGCTACTGGGCGCAATTCTAGTGCTGCTGCCGTTGGCGATCGTCTTGGTAACTTCTCTGACTCCTGCTGAAAACGGGTCTGGCTGGACTTGGGCAAGTTATCAGGCGGCTTGGCAGCGAGGAAAATTTTTACTAGCATTTGCTAACTCCACAGTTGTAGCGTTAGCCGTAACGGCTTGCCAAATTCTCACTTCTGCACTGGCTGGCTATGCCCTCGCCCGATTTAAGTTCTGGGGACGGCAGAGCGTTCTGCTGATTTTATTAGCCACGCTGATTATTCCATTTCAGATTTTGGTCGTTCCCATATTCTTGGTGCTGAAGTGGGGGCATCTGATTAATACCTACGGGGCATTGATCTTACCGACCGCAGCGAACGCGTTTGGAATTTTTTTACTACAGCAGTATTTTCAGACTATTCCGGTAGAGCTAGAAGAAGCCGCAGCATTGGATGGAGCCACACGCTGGCAGATTCTCTGGGAAATTATGCTGCCCCTGGCTCGTCCCGCTCTTCTCACCCTTTTCCTATTTACGTTTATCGGGGAATGGAACGACCTGTTTAAGCCTCTCGTTTTTACAACCCGCCCAGAACTCCGCACGGTGCAATTGGCGCTGGCAGAATTTCAGGAGCAGTTTACCAATGATTGGTCAATGCTGATGGCTGCGGTAGTTATTACAACTCTGCCGATGGTGCTTTTGTTTTTGCTTAGTCAGCGCCAGTTTATTCAAGGAATTGCGACGACAGGCGTGAAGAACTAA
- the rpsO gene encoding 30S ribosomal protein S15 — protein sequence MPLLQARKQEIIGEYQVHETDTGSSEVQVAMLTDRIIKLSAHLKTNKKDHASRRGLLKMIGQRKRLLTYIMKKDQDHYRQIIARLGIRG from the coding sequence ATGCCATTGCTGCAAGCCCGTAAACAGGAAATTATTGGTGAATACCAAGTTCACGAAACCGACACTGGATCTTCTGAGGTTCAGGTTGCCATGTTGACCGATCGCATTATCAAACTTAGCGCTCACCTCAAAACTAACAAAAAAGACCATGCTTCTCGTCGGGGTCTCCTCAAAATGATTGGTCAGCGCAAACGTCTGTTAACGTACATCATGAAGAAAGATCAAGACCACTACCGCCAAATCATTGCCCGGTTGGGTATTCGGGGCTAG
- a CDS encoding aldehyde oxygenase (deformylating), with protein MQQLEIGSDIDFQSERYKDAYSRINAIVIEGEQEAHENYQKLAELIPGTQDELLNLSKMESRHKKGFQACAKNLKVTPDMDFGHEFFLTLHQNFQDAAAENRIVTCLLIQSLIIECFAISAYNIYIPVADDFARKITEGVVKEEYMHLNFGEEWLKANFEASKEELEEANRQNLPIVWKMLNEVAADAQVLGMEKEALIEDFMISYGEALSNIGFNMRDIIRMSAYGLTGV; from the coding sequence ATGCAGCAGCTTGAAATCGGCTCAGATATTGATTTTCAAAGCGAACGTTATAAAGACGCTTACAGCCGGATTAACGCAATTGTAATTGAGGGTGAGCAAGAAGCTCATGAAAACTATCAAAAACTTGCTGAGCTAATCCCTGGTACTCAGGATGAGCTGCTAAATTTGTCTAAGATGGAAAGCCGACACAAGAAAGGATTTCAGGCTTGTGCCAAAAATCTAAAGGTGACTCCAGATATGGACTTTGGGCACGAGTTCTTTTTGACTTTACACCAAAACTTTCAGGATGCCGCTGCCGAGAACCGTATTGTTACCTGTTTGTTGATTCAGTCTTTAATCATTGAATGTTTTGCAATTTCTGCTTACAACATCTACATTCCCGTGGCAGATGATTTTGCTCGCAAAATTACTGAAGGGGTTGTGAAGGAAGAGTATATGCACCTCAATTTTGGTGAGGAGTGGTTGAAGGCTAATTTCGAGGCATCTAAGGAAGAACTAGAAGAAGCCAATCGCCAAAACCTGCCCATTGTCTGGAAGATGCTCAATGAAGTTGCCGCTGATGCACAGGTTTTGGGCATGGAGAAAGAGGCGTTGATTGAAGACTTTATGATTAGCTATGGCGAGGCATTAAGTAATATCGGTTTCAACATGCGTGACATTATCCGGATGTCTGCTTATGGGTTGACAGGCGTATAG